One genomic region from Solwaraspora sp. WMMD792 encodes:
- a CDS encoding PD-(D/E)XK nuclease family protein, with protein sequence MTAETVHGTTIGPDGAPDVEPPRLATLSPSRAADFKTCPLLYRFRSIDRLPERTTVDQARGTLVHAVLERLFDLPADQRTPAAAAALVAPQWQRLLDTDPTLADVVTTGPAEPASDEPAPRPELDEFLAAARHLLDGYFTVEDPRRLEPAERESLVNAVVDGQLLIRGYIDRLDVSPGGDLRVVDYKTGGAPREAFESRALFQLKFYALVLWRTRGVVPRVLRLLYLRDCEICDYTPDAEELRRFERTVLALWRAILQATETRDFRPKQSRLCDWCSYQTYCPVYGGTPPPFPDLAQDLVSS encoded by the coding sequence ATGACGGCGGAAACGGTGCACGGCACGACGATCGGTCCGGACGGCGCACCCGACGTCGAACCACCCCGGCTGGCCACCTTGTCGCCGTCTCGGGCGGCCGATTTCAAGACCTGCCCGCTGCTGTACCGGTTCCGCAGTATCGACCGGCTACCCGAGCGAACCACCGTCGACCAGGCCCGGGGCACCTTGGTCCACGCCGTCCTGGAGCGTCTGTTCGATCTGCCGGCCGACCAGCGCACCCCGGCCGCGGCCGCCGCCCTGGTCGCCCCGCAGTGGCAACGGCTGCTGGACACCGACCCGACGCTGGCCGATGTCGTCACCACCGGACCGGCGGAACCGGCGTCCGACGAGCCGGCGCCCCGCCCGGAACTGGACGAGTTCCTGGCCGCCGCCCGGCACCTGCTCGACGGCTACTTCACCGTCGAGGATCCCCGCCGGCTGGAACCGGCCGAACGGGAGAGCCTGGTCAACGCGGTGGTCGACGGACAGCTGCTGATCCGCGGCTACATCGACCGGCTGGACGTCTCCCCCGGCGGGGACCTGCGGGTGGTCGACTACAAGACCGGCGGTGCCCCGCGCGAGGCGTTCGAGTCCCGGGCACTGTTCCAGCTGAAGTTCTACGCCCTGGTGCTGTGGCGCACCCGCGGCGTCGTCCCCCGGGTACTCCGGCTGCTGTACCTGCGCGACTGCGAGATCTGCGACTACACGCCGGACGCCGAGGAGTTGCGGCGGTTCGAACGCACCGTCCTGGCGCTGTGGCGGGCGATCCTGCAGGCCACCGAGACCCGGGACTTCCGCCCCAAACAGAGCCGGCTCTGCGACTGGTGCAGCTACCAGACGTACTGCCCGGTGTACGGCGGGACCCCGCCGCCCTTTCCCGACCTGGCGCAGGACCTGGTCTCCTCCTGA
- a CDS encoding site-2 protease family protein: MEDTAKRPDRRPDRRPGISLGRVLGFPVHLHTSVLFLAILVTVLYGEFVRTQLDVPQPARYAVGLGFVVCLLGSVLLHELGHALTARRYGIGVRGITLEMLGGYTEMDRDAPTPKVDLLVSLAGPAVSLVLGLVAVVATVLLPDRTLIDQLAFQLAAANLLVAVFNALPGLPLDGGRALRAAVWAVTRDRHVGTEAAGWVGRAVAAGTAGLVVLLTVAGILSPFGLIFMLLVAFTLWQGAGQSIRVARIGRRFPLVNLAMLAQPVFPVPSGTPLAEAQRRVAGPHPAQPGGREPAMAVTDSVGRLVALVDRAAAAAVPPERRPWVAVDTVARGIDGVRRIPVDLTGEQVVRTVQEHPGAQYLVTRGEDVIGVLHVADLAQLLEPNRKMSP, from the coding sequence ATGGAGGACACCGCGAAACGCCCCGACCGGCGCCCTGACCGGCGGCCGGGGATCAGCCTCGGCCGGGTGCTCGGCTTCCCGGTGCACCTCCACACCTCGGTGCTGTTCCTGGCGATCCTGGTCACCGTGCTGTACGGCGAGTTCGTCCGCACCCAGTTGGACGTGCCGCAGCCGGCCCGGTACGCGGTCGGCCTGGGCTTCGTGGTCTGTCTGCTCGGTTCGGTGCTGCTGCACGAGTTGGGTCACGCGTTGACCGCCCGCCGCTACGGCATCGGCGTTCGCGGGATCACCCTGGAGATGCTCGGCGGCTACACCGAAATGGACCGGGACGCCCCGACCCCCAAGGTCGACCTGCTGGTGTCGCTGGCCGGTCCGGCGGTGTCGCTGGTCCTGGGCCTGGTCGCGGTGGTGGCCACCGTGCTGCTGCCGGACCGTACGTTGATCGACCAGTTGGCGTTCCAGTTGGCGGCGGCGAACCTGCTGGTGGCGGTGTTCAACGCGTTGCCGGGGCTGCCCCTCGACGGCGGGCGCGCGCTGCGTGCCGCGGTCTGGGCGGTGACCAGGGACCGCCACGTCGGCACCGAGGCCGCCGGTTGGGTCGGTCGGGCCGTGGCGGCGGGCACCGCCGGCCTGGTGGTGCTGCTCACGGTGGCCGGTATCCTGTCCCCGTTCGGGCTGATCTTCATGCTGCTGGTGGCGTTCACCCTCTGGCAGGGTGCCGGCCAGTCGATCCGGGTCGCGCGCATCGGCCGCCGGTTCCCGTTGGTCAACCTGGCGATGCTCGCCCAGCCGGTCTTTCCGGTGCCGAGCGGCACGCCGTTGGCCGAGGCGCAGCGTCGGGTCGCCGGCCCCCACCCGGCGCAGCCGGGTGGCCGGGAGCCGGCCATGGCGGTGACGGACTCGGTCGGCCGGTTGGTCGCGCTGGTGGACCGGGCCGCGGCCGCGGCGGTCCCGCCGGAGCGCCGCCCGTGGGTGGCGGTCGACACCGTCGCGCGCGGTATCGACGGGGTACGCCGGATCCCGGTCGACCTCACCGGCGAGCAGGTGGTCCGTACCGTGCAGGAACATCCGGGCGCGCAGTACCTGGTGACCCGGGGCGAGGACGTGATCGGCGTGCTCCACGTCGCCGATCTGGCGCAGTTGTTGGAACCGAACCGAAAGATGAGCCCGTGA
- a CDS encoding tRNA (adenine-N1)-methyltransferase translates to MASGDVSTTPISTRRGPFQPGDRVQLTDPKGRMHTVTLAAGRSFHTHRGALAHDELIGLPEGSVVTSAGGTAYLALRPLLADYVLSMPRGAQVIYPKDAAQIVAMGDVFPGARVLEAGAGSGALTCSLLRAVGTDGEVHSYETRADFAEVARANVQAFFGGPHPAWRLHVGDVASCPEVGFDRIILDMLTPWEVLDLVARALLPGGVFVGYVATTPQLSELVEALRADGGFTEPRAWESLVRDWHVDGLAVRPDHRMIGHTAFLVSARRLAPGVSAPPRRRKPSKGAEAYAARRRDQAGAPVPSDAAGPAAPDGTEGPAPSLGPVAGTAPA, encoded by the coding sequence GTGGCATCCGGCGACGTCAGTACCACGCCGATCTCCACCCGGCGCGGCCCCTTCCAGCCGGGCGACCGGGTGCAGCTGACCGACCCGAAGGGGCGGATGCACACCGTCACGCTCGCTGCCGGCCGGTCGTTCCACACCCATCGCGGTGCCCTGGCGCACGACGAGCTGATCGGCCTGCCCGAAGGCAGCGTGGTGACGTCGGCCGGCGGTACCGCGTACCTCGCGCTGCGTCCGCTGCTGGCCGACTACGTGCTGAGCATGCCGCGCGGGGCCCAGGTGATCTATCCGAAGGACGCCGCGCAGATCGTGGCGATGGGTGACGTGTTCCCGGGGGCCCGGGTGCTGGAGGCCGGTGCCGGGTCGGGCGCGCTGACCTGTTCTCTGCTGCGCGCCGTCGGCACCGACGGTGAGGTGCACTCGTACGAGACGCGGGCGGACTTCGCCGAGGTGGCCCGGGCGAACGTGCAGGCGTTCTTCGGTGGCCCGCACCCGGCGTGGCGGCTGCACGTCGGTGATGTCGCGTCCTGCCCGGAGGTCGGCTTCGACCGGATCATCCTGGACATGTTGACGCCGTGGGAGGTGCTGGACCTGGTGGCTCGGGCGTTGCTGCCCGGCGGGGTCTTCGTCGGTTACGTCGCTACCACGCCGCAGCTGAGCGAACTGGTCGAGGCGTTGCGCGCCGACGGCGGGTTCACCGAGCCCCGGGCGTGGGAGTCGCTGGTGCGGGACTGGCACGTCGACGGGTTGGCGGTGCGGCCCGACCACCGGATGATCGGGCATACCGCGTTCCTGGTGTCGGCCCGCCGGTTGGCGCCGGGGGTGAGCGCGCCGCCGCGGCGGCGCAAGCCGAGCAAGGGAGCGGAGGCGTACGCGGCGCGCCGCCGGGATCAGGCGGGCGCACCGGTGCCGTCCGACGCCGCCGGGCCGGCGGCACCCGACGGGACCGAAGGGCCGGCGCCGTCGCTGGGCCCGGTGGCCGGGACGGCACCGGCATGA
- a CDS encoding ferredoxin: MTTPTETRSPGEPGETASTDTELQVWVDQDLCTGDGLCVQYARDVFEFDIDGLAYVKDASGELQVAEGARVAVPERLRLDVIDAAKDCPGECIHVVRADDQTEVSGPDAG, translated from the coding sequence GTGACGACCCCGACCGAGACCCGGTCCCCCGGAGAGCCGGGCGAAACGGCATCAACCGACACGGAGCTGCAGGTCTGGGTCGACCAGGACCTCTGCACCGGGGACGGGCTGTGCGTGCAGTACGCCCGGGACGTCTTCGAGTTCGACATCGACGGACTCGCCTACGTCAAGGACGCCTCCGGCGAACTGCAGGTCGCCGAGGGTGCCCGGGTCGCCGTCCCCGAACGGCTGCGGCTCGACGTGATCGACGCGGCCAAGGACTGTCCCGGCGAGTGCATCCACGTGGTCCGCGCGGACGACCAGACCGAGGTCAGCGGACCGGACGCCGGTTAG
- the arc gene encoding proteasome ATPase: protein MARSDDADSRAARWEKEAHDLSTQVAFLQEELALVRRKLTESPRHVRQLEERLAAAQAQLARLTENNERLVATLKEARAQIVTLKEEIDRLAQPPSGYGVFLARHADGTVDVFTGGRKLRVALSPSLDADELQRGQEVLLNDALNVVDAFGYERVGEVVMLKELLDNPTGEPSDRALVISHADEERVVHLAQTLVGSALRAGDSLMIEPRSAYAYERIPKSEVEELVLEEVPDVDYTDIGGLHAQIEQIRDAVELPFLHAELFREHHLRPPKGILLYGPPGCGKTLIAKAVANSLAKKIAERRGEEKHTSYFLNIKGPELLNKYVGETERHIRLIFQRAREKAGEGTPVIVFFDEMDSVFRTRGSGVSSDVENTIVPQLLSEIDGVEGLENVIVIGASNREDMIDPAILRPGRLDVKIKIERPDAEAAKDIFSKYILTGLPLHPDDLTEHGDDPQATVAAMIDAVVLRMYSETDENRFLEVTYANGDKEVLYFKDFNSGAMIQNIVDRGKKMAIKEFLTSGRKGLRLQHLLDACVDEFRENEDLPNTTNPDDWARISGKKGERIVYIRTLVSGGKGAEAGRSIETASNTGQYL from the coding sequence GTGGCACGCAGCGACGACGCGGATTCGCGCGCCGCACGGTGGGAGAAGGAGGCCCACGATCTCTCCACCCAGGTCGCGTTTCTTCAAGAGGAACTCGCTCTGGTGCGGCGCAAGTTGACCGAAAGCCCCCGACACGTCCGGCAGCTCGAGGAACGGCTGGCGGCAGCGCAGGCGCAGCTGGCCCGACTGACCGAGAACAACGAACGGCTCGTGGCGACCCTCAAGGAAGCCCGGGCCCAGATCGTCACGCTCAAGGAGGAGATTGACCGGCTGGCGCAACCGCCCAGCGGGTACGGCGTCTTCCTGGCCCGACACGCGGATGGCACGGTGGATGTCTTCACCGGTGGCCGGAAGCTGCGGGTGGCGCTCTCTCCCTCGTTGGACGCCGACGAGCTCCAACGCGGCCAGGAGGTCCTGCTCAACGACGCGCTCAACGTGGTCGACGCGTTCGGGTACGAGCGGGTCGGTGAGGTGGTGATGCTCAAGGAACTCCTCGACAACCCGACCGGCGAGCCGAGTGACCGCGCTCTGGTCATCTCGCACGCCGACGAGGAGCGGGTGGTGCACCTGGCGCAGACGCTGGTCGGCAGCGCGCTGCGGGCCGGCGACTCGCTGATGATCGAGCCGCGGTCGGCGTACGCCTACGAGCGGATCCCGAAGAGCGAGGTCGAGGAGCTGGTGCTGGAGGAGGTGCCGGACGTCGACTACACCGACATCGGCGGCCTGCACGCCCAGATCGAGCAGATCAGGGACGCGGTCGAGCTGCCGTTCCTGCACGCGGAGCTGTTCCGTGAGCACCACCTGCGTCCACCGAAGGGCATCCTGCTCTACGGTCCGCCCGGGTGCGGCAAGACGCTGATCGCCAAGGCGGTGGCCAACTCCCTGGCCAAGAAGATCGCTGAGCGGCGGGGTGAGGAGAAGCACACCAGCTACTTCCTCAACATCAAGGGCCCTGAGCTGCTCAACAAGTACGTCGGTGAGACCGAGCGGCACATCCGGCTGATCTTCCAGCGGGCCCGGGAGAAGGCCGGCGAGGGTACTCCGGTGATCGTGTTCTTCGATGAGATGGACTCGGTCTTCCGGACCCGCGGTTCCGGTGTCTCCTCGGACGTGGAGAACACCATCGTTCCGCAGTTGCTGAGCGAGATCGACGGGGTCGAGGGCCTGGAGAACGTGATCGTGATCGGTGCCTCCAACCGGGAGGACATGATCGATCCGGCGATCCTGCGGCCCGGCCGGCTGGACGTCAAGATCAAGATCGAGCGTCCGGACGCCGAGGCGGCCAAGGACATCTTCTCCAAGTACATCCTCACCGGGCTGCCGCTGCACCCGGACGACCTCACCGAGCACGGCGACGATCCGCAGGCCACCGTGGCAGCCATGATCGACGCCGTGGTGCTGCGGATGTACTCGGAGACCGACGAGAACCGGTTCCTCGAGGTGACCTACGCCAACGGGGACAAGGAGGTCCTGTACTTCAAGGACTTCAACTCCGGCGCGATGATCCAGAACATCGTCGACCGGGGCAAGAAGATGGCGATCAAGGAGTTCCTCACCTCCGGGCGCAAGGGTCTGCGGTTGCAGCACCTGCTCGACGCGTGCGTCGACGAGTTCCGGGAGAACGAGGATCTGCCCAACACCACCAACCCGGACGACTGGGCCCGGATCTCCGGCAAGAAGGGGGAGCGGATCGTCTACATCCGTACCCTCGTCTCCGGCGGCAAGGGCGCGGAGGCCGGCCGGTCGATCGAGACGGCCAGCAACACCGGGCAGTACCTCTGA
- the dop gene encoding depupylase/deamidase Dop — translation MSVRRIMGTEVEYGISVPGQPGANPMVTSSQVVNAYGARPELNRGGRARWDYEEESPLRDARGFTYSGAAYDPAEALADEDLGLANVILTNGARLYVDHAHPEYSTPEVTNPLDLVRWDKAGERVMAEAARRAATIPGSHPIQLYKNNTDNKGASYGAHENYLMRRQTPFADIVAYLTPFFVTRQIVCGAGRVGIGQDGSQAGFQISQRADFFEVEVGLETTLKRPIINTRDEPHADADKYRRLHVIIGDANLSEISTYLKVGTTSLILTMIEEKALGADLGIADPVAELKAVSHDPSLAHLMRLRDGRRLTALDLQWAFYERARAFVDDRYGTDLDEATADVLDRWEDVLDRLGRDVMSCAQELDWVAKLRLLDGYREREGLTWASPKLQLVDLQYADVRPEKGLYHRLVGRGAMRTLLDDSATRAAMVEPPPDTRAYFRGRCLAQYASEVVAASWDSVIFDVGRESLVRVPMMEPERGTQAHVGDLFDRCASAKDLLEVLTGG, via the coding sequence ATGAGTGTGCGGCGGATCATGGGCACCGAGGTGGAGTACGGGATCTCCGTGCCCGGCCAGCCCGGAGCCAACCCGATGGTCACCTCCTCCCAGGTGGTCAACGCCTACGGCGCCCGACCCGAGCTGAACCGGGGCGGTCGGGCCCGGTGGGACTACGAGGAGGAGTCGCCGCTGCGTGACGCCCGGGGCTTCACTTACTCGGGGGCGGCCTACGACCCGGCGGAGGCCCTCGCCGACGAGGATCTCGGCCTGGCCAACGTGATCCTCACCAACGGCGCCCGGCTCTACGTCGACCACGCCCACCCCGAGTACTCCACCCCCGAGGTCACCAACCCGCTGGACCTGGTCCGGTGGGACAAGGCGGGGGAGCGGGTGATGGCGGAGGCGGCCCGCCGCGCGGCGACCATCCCCGGTTCGCACCCCATTCAGCTGTACAAGAACAACACCGACAACAAGGGTGCCAGCTACGGCGCCCACGAGAACTACCTGATGCGTCGGCAGACGCCGTTCGCCGACATCGTGGCGTACCTGACGCCGTTCTTCGTCACCCGGCAGATCGTCTGTGGTGCGGGCCGGGTCGGTATCGGCCAGGACGGCTCCCAGGCCGGGTTCCAGATTTCCCAGCGGGCCGACTTCTTCGAGGTCGAGGTGGGCCTGGAGACCACGCTGAAGCGGCCGATCATCAACACCCGGGACGAACCGCACGCCGACGCCGACAAGTACCGCCGGCTGCACGTGATCATCGGCGACGCCAACCTCTCGGAGATCTCCACCTACCTGAAGGTCGGCACCACCTCGTTGATCCTGACCATGATCGAGGAGAAGGCGCTCGGCGCCGATCTGGGCATCGCCGACCCGGTGGCCGAGCTCAAGGCGGTGAGCCACGATCCGTCCCTGGCGCATTTGATGCGGCTGCGCGACGGCCGCCGGCTTACCGCGCTCGACCTGCAGTGGGCGTTCTACGAACGGGCCAGGGCGTTCGTTGACGACCGGTACGGCACCGACCTCGACGAGGCCACGGCTGACGTGCTGGACCGCTGGGAGGACGTGCTCGACCGGCTGGGACGGGATGTGATGTCCTGCGCGCAGGAGCTGGACTGGGTCGCGAAACTGCGGCTGCTCGACGGCTACCGGGAGCGGGAAGGGCTCACCTGGGCCTCGCCGAAACTGCAGCTGGTCGACCTGCAGTACGCCGACGTCAGGCCGGAGAAGGGCCTCTACCACCGCCTGGTGGGTCGGGGAGCGATGCGTACCCTGCTCGATGACAGCGCCACCCGGGCCGCGATGGTCGAGCCGCCACCGGACACCCGGGCCTACTTCCGCGGCCGGTGCCTGGCGCAGTACGCGTCCGAGGTGGTCGCCGCCAGCTGGGACTCGGTCATTTTCGACGTGGGCCGGGAGTCGCTGGTCCGGGTGCCGATGATGGAACCGGAGCGGGGGACCCAGGCCCACGTGGGCGACCTGTTCGACCGGTGCGCCAGCGCCAAGGACCTGCTGGAGGTGCTCACCGGCGGTTGA
- a CDS encoding ubiquitin-like protein Pup — translation MATRDSGGQSQSGKSRRAEEVDETVTETDPEAAQRHAEITEDVDDLLDEIDSVLEENAEEFVRGYVQKGGE, via the coding sequence ATGGCTACCCGTGACAGCGGCGGTCAGTCCCAGTCCGGCAAGTCCCGCCGGGCCGAGGAAGTCGACGAGACGGTCACCGAGACGGATCCGGAGGCCGCGCAGCGGCACGCCGAGATCACCGAGGACGTCGATGACCTGCTCGACGAGATCGACTCGGTGCTCGAAGAGAACGCCGAGGAGTTCGTCCGCGGCTACGTACAGAAGGGCGGCGAGTAG
- the prcB gene encoding proteasome subunit beta translates to MAAGFDPSGRLPDVFTNAGTSSFTQFLASAAPDLLPGRRPLPPGLSADVGPHATTIVTLVTAEGVVMAGDRRATMGNLIANRDIEKVHPADAYSLIGIAGTAGIGIELMRLFQVELEHYEKMEGAVLSLDGKANRLASMIRNNLGAALQGLAVVPLFAGFDLAATDPAEAGRIFSFDVTGGPYETTGFDAIGSGSLFAKAALKKRYRSGLSSADAVRLAVEALYDAADDDTATGGPDLTRRIFPVVMTATAAGTHRLTDAESAQIAEAVVAARTENPGG, encoded by the coding sequence GTGGCAGCGGGATTCGATCCATCCGGACGCCTTCCGGACGTGTTCACCAACGCGGGAACGTCCTCCTTCACCCAGTTCCTGGCGTCGGCCGCACCGGATCTGCTGCCGGGGCGCCGCCCACTGCCGCCCGGGCTGTCCGCGGACGTCGGTCCGCACGCCACGACGATCGTCACGCTCGTCACCGCCGAAGGCGTGGTGATGGCTGGTGACCGTCGGGCGACGATGGGCAACCTGATCGCCAACCGGGACATCGAGAAGGTGCACCCTGCTGACGCCTACTCGTTGATCGGCATCGCCGGCACCGCCGGCATCGGCATCGAGCTGATGCGGCTGTTCCAGGTCGAGCTGGAGCACTACGAGAAGATGGAGGGCGCCGTCCTCTCCCTGGACGGCAAGGCGAACCGCCTCGCGTCGATGATCCGCAACAACCTCGGTGCCGCGCTGCAAGGGCTGGCCGTGGTGCCGCTGTTCGCCGGGTTCGACCTTGCCGCTACCGATCCGGCCGAGGCCGGCCGGATCTTCAGCTTCGACGTCACCGGCGGTCCGTACGAGACCACCGGTTTCGACGCGATCGGCTCCGGGTCGCTGTTCGCGAAAGCGGCTCTGAAGAAGCGGTACCGTTCCGGGCTGAGCAGCGCCGACGCGGTCCGTCTCGCGGTGGAGGCGCTGTACGACGCCGCCGACGACGACACCGCCACCGGCGGCCCGGACCTGACCCGCCGGATCTTCCCGGTGGTGATGACCGCGACGGCGGCCGGCACCCACCGGCTCACCGACGCCGAGTCGGCCCAGATCGCCGAGGCGGTCGTCGCCGCGCGTACCGAGAATCCGGGCGGCTGA
- the prcA gene encoding proteasome subunit alpha: MAMQFYASPEQIMRDRSELARKGIARGRSALVLSFEGGVLFVAENLSSALHKVSEIYDRIGFAAVGRYNEFENLRRAGVRMADLNGLSYDRRDVTGRALANAYAQTLGSIFTEQSKPFEVEICVAEVGLEPAADEIYRLTYDGSVTDEPGWMAMGGHAETIAGVLRTDHRADMSLSDAVGLAVRALAEVGGENGATRSIAANQLEVAVLDRRRRGRTFRRITGAALTALLDGGAAASADEPSSAEAGRSGGPRVPESTPEKPTSSAASADLEDAAGDSGTTEQD; the protein is encoded by the coding sequence GTGGCAATGCAGTTCTACGCCTCGCCCGAGCAGATCATGCGGGACCGTTCCGAGCTTGCCCGCAAGGGCATCGCCCGGGGCCGTAGCGCGCTGGTGCTGAGCTTCGAGGGCGGTGTGCTGTTCGTCGCCGAGAACCTGTCCAGCGCCCTGCACAAGGTGAGCGAGATCTACGACCGGATCGGGTTCGCCGCCGTCGGCCGGTACAACGAGTTTGAGAATCTGCGCCGGGCGGGGGTGCGGATGGCCGACCTGAACGGCCTCAGCTACGACCGTCGCGACGTGACCGGGCGGGCGCTGGCCAACGCGTACGCGCAGACCCTTGGGTCGATCTTCACCGAGCAGTCGAAGCCGTTCGAAGTGGAGATCTGCGTCGCCGAGGTCGGGCTGGAGCCGGCCGCTGACGAGATCTACCGGCTGACCTACGACGGCTCGGTCACCGACGAACCGGGCTGGATGGCGATGGGCGGTCACGCCGAGACGATCGCCGGTGTGCTGCGTACCGACCATCGGGCCGACATGTCGCTGTCCGACGCCGTCGGGCTCGCGGTGCGGGCCCTGGCCGAAGTGGGCGGCGAGAACGGTGCGACCCGCAGCATCGCCGCCAACCAGTTGGAGGTGGCGGTGCTCGACCGCCGCCGCCGTGGCCGGACCTTCCGTCGGATCACCGGCGCCGCGTTGACCGCGCTGCTCGACGGCGGTGCCGCCGCCTCGGCGGACGAGCCCTCGTCGGCAGAAGCGGGCCGGTCCGGCGGTCCCCGGGTGCCCGAGTCGACACCGGAGAAGCCGACCTCCTCGGCCGCCTCCGCCGACCTGGAGGACGCCGCCGGCGACTCCGGCACCACCGAACAGGACTGA
- a CDS encoding glycosyltransferase family 2 protein, with translation MSEINPELSTSSGLPRVSAVVLAWGAEPLLRRSVEALLSSVKVDVDVVLVDNGCTTDDVTVLREVPGVTVVGDGSNVGFSAGCNVGVAAADGEYVALVNGDAVVEPTTLARLVDELADPGIGIAAGAVRLADEPDLLNSRGNEVHVLGLSWIGGFRERETRTEPTDTAGAMGACLVTRRAHWERLEGFDPHYFAYHEDADLSIRTWRVGLRVVNVPDAVALHRYEFSRNSFKFYLVERNRVMFVATTWGARSLALLGPPLLALELAMLVLAARQGWLADKVRGYRWLWQHRSHLRRRRARLQAERTVPDRVWMRVLTDRLDTPLIDPPGRTVFNAVLSAYWRTVRRWV, from the coding sequence TGCTGCGCCGATCGGTGGAAGCCCTGCTCTCCTCGGTGAAGGTCGACGTCGACGTGGTCTTGGTCGACAACGGATGCACCACCGACGATGTCACCGTGCTGCGGGAGGTTCCCGGCGTCACGGTGGTCGGCGACGGCAGCAACGTCGGCTTCTCCGCCGGCTGCAACGTCGGCGTGGCCGCCGCCGACGGCGAGTACGTGGCGTTGGTCAACGGCGACGCGGTGGTCGAGCCGACCACCCTCGCCCGGCTGGTGGACGAGCTCGCCGACCCGGGCATCGGCATCGCCGCCGGCGCGGTGCGGCTGGCCGACGAGCCGGACCTGCTCAACTCCCGCGGCAACGAGGTACACGTGCTCGGGTTGAGTTGGATCGGCGGGTTCCGCGAACGGGAGACCCGCACCGAGCCGACCGACACCGCCGGTGCGATGGGCGCCTGCCTGGTGACCCGGCGGGCGCACTGGGAGCGGCTGGAGGGTTTCGACCCGCACTACTTCGCTTACCACGAGGACGCGGACCTGTCGATCAGAACCTGGCGAGTCGGTCTGCGAGTGGTCAACGTGCCGGACGCGGTGGCGCTGCACCGCTACGAGTTCAGCCGCAACAGCTTCAAGTTCTACCTCGTCGAACGCAATCGGGTGATGTTCGTGGCCACGACGTGGGGCGCCCGGTCACTGGCGCTGCTCGGTCCGCCGCTGCTGGCCCTGGAGCTGGCGATGCTGGTGCTGGCGGCCCGGCAGGGCTGGCTGGCCGACAAGGTCCGCGGCTACCGGTGGCTGTGGCAGCACCGCAGCCACCTGCGGCGACGCCGGGCACGGCTGCAGGCCGAGCGGACCGTCCCGGACCGGGTCTGGATGCGGGTCCTCACCGACCGGCTGGACACCCCGCTGATCGACCCGCCGGGCAGGACGGTGTTCAACGCCGTACTGTCCGCGTACTGGCGGACGGTGCGGCGCTGGGTGTGA